In Nomia melanderi isolate GNS246 chromosome 5, iyNomMela1, whole genome shotgun sequence, a single genomic region encodes these proteins:
- the DNApol-theta gene encoding DNA polymerase theta isoform X3, protein MSATLPNLSLLAEWLDAELYKTDFRPIPLNEQCKINKNIYNNKLCLIRTLKPMPELTMDSDDILHLCLETISDGHSVLIFCSTKNWCEKLAEQIAAAFLKLGREDTPLGITLRQQLDPILISETLEQLKRSPAGLDNVLNHTVSFGVAFHHAGLTMDERDIIEGSFRSGSLRVLVATSTLSSGVNLPARRVIIRSPMFGGRLLDSLTYRQMIGRAGRMGKDTAGESILVCKPNEQKGAESLLSATLKPIVSCLKDSGPLIRALLEAIASEVVYTPLDLELYTKCTLINLNNEYSTKNPSDEAIEFLIDNEFLLLQKTEEEHRWVATAFGKACLAASIPPRDGLFLLEELQKARRCFVLDTELHVIYLVTPLTSGNQIGNIDWMTFLELWKMLSESERRVGHLVGVEESFLISAIKGITRQGKLLNVHKRFYTALALHDLVREMPLNTVCKKYGCCRGILQSLQQSAATFAGMVTQFCKQLGWDCMELLVSQFQTRLQFGVCRELLDLLRLPMLNGLRARSLYKQGITSVADLAIANELDVERALYKALPFESEKEQDGEHESEALKRNKMRTVFVTGKDGLTPHEAALMLVQEARLLVKNELRLQDMSWKQNEQSVITNESHSVTNSQAQNSTFQSKNHTDVKATNIEITACSNSEIKVQTNIEHEKKNMQNFNSFDTINANSINQQQDLLNNKLCDHEQFETNLGSTENIKNIECHLENNVVQENKNDDIKLTDQLLQLDIPNVSNLSNEKLSFDFFEDSSPKMPCDSEKKRDSESLLSFKENKKNRTQNCTIKHPINDINNPQNSNNMLLKKTKIVDEIDINTNMQITSFEGNIKQRVSRSPSLFDDSLNLDTQICNVLEQNIIDSLHFSEFEETRLLEFKQLTENKIKPHLQTTENFCTETPINKGTNVKTINKNSMNPLISRTKQSTLSWEDDSWNETNKITDKLNRVNEKSNKDISIKCSIRNINNTDMQHIKESAGTSYSTPEMKKSNTKFSDVFDSSKNILQKRIFKDISVEKSPIANVVVFSKKRALSIDSNKSDSDDIVVASQSMHSPAASIKIRSKLDSEKKKRPNTQKISSPVLDNGTKYSDTVSNAIQVEKCSIKPTLKELLAYNALVHKDYSTDSVISNSDEDTPIKSAKILQKSKIVMKKTQKVIETCSESKATSNTNEKTNWKTLNIIKIGSDRGTFNLFKREVMQKRYIALALNCKLFKNDINTIGSKIISSTTTNRKKRSKKLENYVHDDRKVCGAAISWESNIAYYISFCNEQDLKVPSKEQMKLLKDVLNNTDLYIKCFAVKDTYKVLYECCGIIANCKFLDPKVASWLNDNTICEQNFNEMVKEYFPQGCFITKRIGTCFDTGPGLDIQSSIPGEFRASAETILTWQITDVLLNKLEKMSPTLLYTFKELLHAILDIEMKAVILLASMELTGLGVSLKSLQDLSSVVHQEMISLQERAYALSGKKFNFSSPTEVSKVLGLYKGKKISVNKAVLEQCDHPIANLVISWRKLNATQSKIIFPILNLAQCSSRVHGNCVTCTLTGRVSMHEPNLQNVPKDFNSEDKSFVISVRMAFVPAIGNIMLSADYCQLELRILAHFSKDVTLCDIIKKPGDIFRNIAATWNHVSEDQVDDKMRQHTKQLCYGMIYGMGVKTLAESLSVDEVKAKEFLESFMNAYPGILKWLNNVVEEARVNGYVTTILERRRMLPSLSSTNSSEKSQAERQAVNTKIQGSAADIAKKAMIDIEERIRFEFPTSTAIMPAVHSTRKLRSNSRDAQQRGCYLVLQLHDELLYEVNINDIRQVATIVKESMEQVCQLAVPLPVKLRVGPAWGDLSEYNL, encoded by the exons ATGTCTGCAACACTTCCAAATTTATCTCTCTTAGCAGAGTGGTTAGatgcagaactatataagacagaTTTTAGGCCCATACCTTTAAATGAACAGTGCAag attaataaaaatatttacaacaatAAATTGTGCCTTATTAGAACTTTGAAACCAATGCCAGAACTCACTATGGATTCAGATGACATACTTCACTTATGTCTTGAAACAATATCTGATGGACACAGTGTACTGATCTTTTGTTCAACAAAAAATTGGTGTGAAAAGTTAGCTGAGCAAATTGCAGCTGCATTTCTTAAATTAG GTCGAGAAGATACACCACTTGGTATTACTTTAAGACAACAATTAGATCCCATATTAATTTCTGAAACACTAGAACAATTAAAACGTAGTCCAGCGGGGTTGGATAATGTTTTAAATCACACAGTTTCATTTGGAGTTGCTTTTCATCATGCCGGTCTTACTATGGATGAACGTGATATTATAGAAGGATCTTTCAG ATCAGGATCTTTAAGAGTCCTAGTTGCAACATCAACTTTAAGTAGTGGAGTAAATTTACCAGCTAGAAGAGTAATCATTAGATCACCAATGTTTGGTGGTAGATTATTGGATAGTCTTACCTACAGGCAAATGATAGGTCGTGCAGGTAGAATGGGAAAAGATACAGCag GAGAAAGTATACTTGTGTGTAAACCCAACGAGCAAAAAGGAGCTGAATCATTATTATCAGCTACTTTGAAACCAATTGTGTCTTGTCTTAAGGACTCAGGACCTTTAATTCGAGCTCTTTTGGAAGCCATAGCCAGTGAAGTTGTGTATACTCCTTTAGATCTTGAACTATACACTAAGTGTACCTTAATAAATTTGAACAATGAATACAGCACAAAGAATCCTTCAGATGAagctattgaatttttaatagacaatgaatttttatt ATTACAGAAAACTGAAGAAGAACATAGATGGGTTGCTACTGCTTTTGGGAAAGCATGTTTAGCAGCTTCTATTCCACCTAGAGATGGTTTGTTTTTACTTGAAGAACTCCAAAAAGCAAGACGATGCTTTGTCTTAGATACAGAATTGCATGTGATATATTTAGTGACACCCCTCACTTCTGGAAACCAAATTGGGAATATCGACTGGATGACTTTTTTGGAATTGTGGAAAATGCTTTCAGAAAGTGAACGTAGAGTTGGCCATCTAGTTGGCGTGGAAGAAAGTTTCTTAATATCAGCCATTAAAGGCATCACACGACAAGGAAAATtg ctTAATGTACACAAAAGATTCTATACTGCATTAGCTTTACATGATTTAGTACGTGAAATGCCCCTCAACACAGTCTGTAAAAAATATGGTTGTTGCAGAGGAATTCTTCAAAGTTTACAACAATCTGCTGCCACATTTGCTG gTATGGTCACACAATTTTGTAAACAATTGGGTTGGGATTGTATGGAATTATTAGTTTCCCAATTTCAGACACGTTTACAGTTTGGTGTGTGTAGAGAATTACTAGACTTATTACGTCTTCCGATGTTGAATGGACTTCGTGCTAGAAGTCTTTATAAACAAGGAATTACAAGCGTAGCAGATTTAGCAATCGCTAATGAACTTGATGTGGAACGTGCACTTTATAAAGCTCTTCCATTTGAAAG TGAAAAAGAACAAGACGGAGAACATGAGTCAGAAGcactgaaacgaaataaaatgagGACTGTTTTTGTAACTGGGAAGGATGGTTTAACACCACATGAAGCAGCATTAATGTTAGTACAGGAAGCTAGGTTATTAGTCAAG aatgaATTGAGACTACAAGATATGTCATGGAAACAAAACGAACAATCCGTAATTACAAACGAATCTCACAGTGTAACTAATTCACAAGCACAAAATAGTACATTTCAAAGTAAAAATCATACAGATGTAAAAgcaacaaatattgaaattacagCATGTAGTAATTCAGAAATTAAAGTTCAAACGAATATTGaacatgaaaaaaaaaatatgcaaaattttaattcatttgatACAATAAATGCTAACTCTATTAATCAGCAACAAgacttattaaataataaattatgtgaCCATGAacaatttgaaactaatttaggtagcacagaaaatattaaaaatattgaatgtcaTCTAGAGAATAATGTAGTTcaagaaaacaaaaatgatgACATAAAACTTACCGATCAATTACTGCAACTAGATATTccaaatgtttcaaatttgtcgaatgaaaaactttcttttGATTTCTTTGAAGATAGTAGCCCGAAAATGCCGTGTGACTCTGAAAAGAAAAGAGATAGTGAATCTTTACTAAGTTTtaaggaaaataagaaaaatagaacaCAGAACTGTACAATTAAACATCCAATAAACGATATAAACAATCcacaaaattcaaataatatgttattaaagaaaacaaaaattgtagaTGAAATAGATATAAATACAAACATGCAAATAACCAGTTTTGAGGGTAACATTAAACAAAGAGTTTCAAGAAGTCCTAGTTTATTCGACGACAGTTTAAATCTTGATACGCAAATATGTAATGTTCTCGAGCAAAATATTATTGACTCTTTACATTTCTCAGAATTTGAAGAAACTAGACTGCTGGAATTCAAACAACTaacggaaaataaaataaaaccacATTTACAAACTACTGAGAACTTTTGCACAGAGACACCAATTAATAAAGGTACAaacgttaaaacaataaataaaaattctatgaatCCTTTAATTTCACGAACAAAACAAAGTACCCTTTCATGGGAAGATGATTCTTGgaacgaaacaaataaaataacagacAAATTAAATCGCGTGAATGAAAAAAGCAATAAAGATATATCAATTAAATGTAGCATAAGGAACATAAACAATACAGATATGCAACATATTAAAGAAAGTGCTGGTACAAGTTATTCTACGCCAGAAATGAAGAAGAGTAATACGAAATTTTCAGACGTTTTTGATAGttcgaaaaatatattacaaaaacgtATATTTAAGGATATATCTGTAGAAAAATCACCTATTGCAAATGTAGTTGTGTTTAGTAAAAAGCGAGCATTATCAATAGATTCGAATAAATCAGATTCGGACGATATTGTAGTTGCTTCTCAAAGTATGCATTCACCTGCTGCAAGCATTAAGATAAGAAGTAAATTGGActctgaaaaaaagaaaagaccaAATACACAAAAAATATCTAGTCCTGTGTTGGATAATGGTACAAAATACTCTGATACAGTTTCAAATGCGATACAAGTCGAGAAGTGTAGTATTAAACCAACTTTGAAAGAACTACTTGCATATAATGCACTTGTTCATAAAGATTATAGCACTGATAGTGTAATTTCAAATTCAGATGAAGATACTCCAATAAAATCTGCAAAAATCTTACAAAAATCTAAGATTGTTATGAAAAAAACACAGAAAGTTATTGAAACATGCTCAGAATCTAAAGCCACAagtaatacaaatgaaaaaaccAATTggaaaacattaaacattataaaaattggaagtgatagaggaacattcaatttatttaaacgtgAAGTAATGCAAAAAAGATATATTGCTTTAgctttaaattgtaaattatttaaaaacgatataaatactATTGGGTCAAAAATTATTAGTTCAACTACTactaatagaaaaaagagatctaaaaaattagaaaattatgttcACGATGATAGAAAAGTGTGTGGTGCCGCCATTTCTTGGGAAAGCAATATTGCATACtatatttctttttgcaatgagCAAG ATTTAAAAGTTCCAAGCAaggaacaaatgaaattattaaaagatgtgCTTAATAATACAgatttgtatataaaatgttttgcAGTCAAAGACACATACAAAGTTTTGTATGAATGTTGTGGTATTATTGCAAACTGCAAATTTTTAGACCCAAAAGTAGCAAGTTGGTTAAACGATAATACAATTtgtgaacaaaattttaatgaaatg gtaaaagaatattttccacAAGGGTGCTTCATAACAAAACGAATAGGTACTTGTTTTGATACAGGACCTGGATTAGACATCCAAAGTTCAATACCAGGAGAATTCAGAGCATCTGCGGAAACTATACTTACGTGGCAAATAACAGATGTTCTCTTAAACAAATTAGAAAAAATGAGTCcaacattattatatacatttaaag AACTATTACATGCTATTTTAGATATTGAAATGAAAGCAGTAATTCTATTGGCTTCCATGGAATTAACTGGTTTAGGTGTATCTTTAAAGTCTTTACAAGATTTGTCTTCTGTTGTTCACCAAGAAATGATATCTTTGCAAGAACGAGCATATGCGTTGTCtggaaagaaatttaatttctcttcCCCCACAGAAGTTAGCAAG gttttaggtttatataaaggaaaaaaaattagtGTTAATAAAGCTGTATTAGAACAGTGTGATCATCCTATAGCCAATCTTGTTATATCATGGCGTAAATTGAATGCAACTCAGTCTAAA attatttttccaattttgAATCTGGCTCAGTGCAGTTCCCGAGTTCACGGTAATTGTGTTACATGCACGTTGACTGGTAGAGTATCAATGCACGAACCAAATTTGCAAAACGTACCGAAGGATTTTAATTCTGAGGACAAAAGTTTTGTCATAAGTGTTCGTATGGCATTTGTTCctgctataggaaatattatGCTGTCAGCAGACTATTGTCAACTCGAACTAAGAATATTGGCCCATTTTTCCAAAGATGTAACATTATGTGACATTATAAAGAAACCTGgtgatatttttagaaatattgcaGCAACTTGGAACCATGTATCTGAAGATCAA GTTGATGATAAAATGCGACAACATACAAAGCAGTTATGTTATGGAATGATCTATGGTATGGGAGTGAAAACACTTGCAGAAAGTTTATCTGTAGATGAAGTCAAAGCAAAAGAATTTTTAGAATCTTTCATGAATGCATATCCAGGTATATTGAAATGGTTAAACAATGTGGTAGAAGAAGCACGTGTAAATGGATATGTAACGACTATTTTAGAAAGGCGAAGAATGCTTCCTAGCCTATCGAGCACAAATTCAtcagaaaaat CACAAGCGGAACGTCAAGCAGTGAATACTAAAATTCAAGGTTCAGCAGCAGACATAGCGAAGAAAGCAATGATTGATATCGAAGAAAGAATACGATTTGAATTTCCAACTTCAACAGCCATTATGCCTGCTGTTCACTCTACGCGTAAATTAAGAAGTAACAGTAGGGATGCACAACAAAGAGGTTGTTATCTGGTATTACAACTTCATGATGAATTGCTATATGAG gtgaatattaatgatatacGACAAGTTGCAACAATAGTGAAAGAATCGATGGAACAAGTATGTCAGCTTGCTGTACCATTACCAGTAA